In the Deltaproteobacteria bacterium genome, one interval contains:
- a CDS encoding NAD(+)/NADH kinase, with product MIERVGLVLKPGSELPQKVAEDVRTRLKRRGVSVLEGDVDGTCQAVIVLGGDGTLLRIVAKAYAHDLPILGINLGSLGFLTEIPLKEMDQSLDSLVEGRFTVDHRMMIEVAVKRQGTEEVVLPALNEAVIEKGPFGKIICLATWVGGAFLTTYRGDGLIISTPTGSTAYNLSAGGPILHPAIDAVVLTPICPFALGARPLIISPDMPLVVEIEGASEDMGIVIDGQRSFPLDEGDRIGIKRAERRLGLIISPFRDYFTILREKLGWARGPGS from the coding sequence ATGATCGAAAGGGTCGGCCTCGTCCTCAAACCAGGGTCTGAACTTCCCCAAAAGGTGGCTGAGGACGTAAGGACGCGTCTTAAAAGGAGGGGGGTCTCGGTCTTAGAGGGGGATGTGGACGGGACGTGCCAGGCGGTCATCGTCCTGGGAGGGGATGGGACCCTCCTTCGAATCGTGGCAAAGGCATATGCGCACGATCTCCCGATCCTGGGTATCAACCTGGGTTCCCTCGGATTTCTCACCGAAATCCCTCTGAAAGAGATGGATCAGTCCCTCGATTCCCTCGTGGAGGGGAGGTTCACCGTGGATCACCGAATGATGATCGAGGTGGCTGTGAAAAGGCAGGGAACGGAAGAAGTCGTCCTGCCGGCCCTGAACGAGGCAGTGATAGAGAAAGGTCCCTTTGGCAAGATCATCTGCCTTGCCACATGGGTAGGCGGCGCCTTTCTCACCACGTATCGGGGTGATGGACTGATCATATCTACCCCCACAGGTTCCACCGCCTACAATCTTTCTGCCGGTGGCCCCATCCTCCACCCGGCAATTGACGCAGTGGTTCTCACCCCCATCTGTCCGTTCGCCTTGGGTGCCAGACCTCTCATCATTTCTCCGGATATGCCCCTTGTGGTCGAGATCGAAGGGGCAAGCGAGGACATGGGTATAGTGATCGACGGGCAGAGATCCTTTCCCCTTGACGAGGGGGACCGGATCGGGATCAAAAGGGCGGAAAGGCGTTTAGGCCTGATCATCTCGCCCTTTCGGGATTATTTCACGATTCTCAGGGAAAAGCTCGGATGGGCCCGGGGGCCGGGAAGTTGA
- a CDS encoding YtxH domain-containing protein, with product MSCENGQFSSGAVIVSFLLGGAVGAGLAVLLTPKSGPETRERIREGAYAARAEASRFSDEIRTKAADLLDKSKEYVEEKKAILESAFEAGKEAMEREKERLISKLKQESEEQV from the coding sequence ATGAGCTGTGAAAACGGACAGTTTTCATCCGGAGCTGTCATCGTCTCTTTCCTGCTTGGAGGGGCTGTGGGGGCCGGGCTTGCCGTCCTTCTCACCCCGAAATCCGGGCCGGAGACCCGGGAGAGGATACGGGAAGGGGCTTACGCCGCCCGGGCCGAGGCATCCCGCTTCTCGGACGAGATCCGCACCAAGGCAGCAGATCTCCTGGACAAGAGCAAGGAATACGTGGAGGAAAAAAAGGCGATCCTTGAGTCGGCCTTCGAAGCGGGAAAGGAAGCAATGGAGAGGGAGAAAGAGCGGCTCATCTCCAAATTGAAACAGGAATCAGAAGAACAGGTGTAG